From the Chryseobacterium sp. G0201 genome, the window CTATAATTAAAAACGTTACAGCGCCTAGTTTTAATTCCATGCCAGATAGCAACAGTCAGTCTAGCAATTATAGTAGTAATAGTCTAGTAATTGCGAACTATGGTAAAAAGCTACCCGTATACAATATAGCCGTTTTTAGCCAAAGTAGTAACAGATTAAGGGACGAAACGATAATGAGCGACTCTTATGTTATTATAAATGAAAATCGAATTGAATTCAAAAGAGCTGATGGATTTGTCACTTATAGAAATTTTTATGATAAGGTTTATAATGAGCAAAAAAAAGGTTATACATATTCGTCAACTACAGGTGCAGTATTCATACATGACGATTTAAAATATGTTGAATTTTTCGAAACTAATTTAGCAGAAGGCGAAAACTATACATACTTTATTACACCATTTGGAAATAGGTAATTCTATATTATACAGGTTATTTTAAAGATATAGTTATGACAGAAAAGAAAGAAATCCAAATAGATAAAAAAAATTCTAAGTCAATAGTAGTTGCTTTTATTTTAGCATTTTTAACTGTTTTTGCAATAGAGAATTTTAGTACATTTTCTTACATTCCAAATCTCGGTAAATCCTCAATAGATTACGGACATAAGATTGTGATAAGTGGCGAGTATGATACACGAACAACTCCCGTAGGTGCATTATACCAAACAACACCTTTTGGAACAAAGATAGATTTACCTACAAATGGCATGATGTGCAGTGAGCTACTGTTTGATTCAGATTTCAGAAAATACTCTAATAAAGTTGTGTTGTATGCAAAAGCCGTATTCAACGATTACAAATATCTCCTGCTGTTTTGGTTAGCATATACGCTTATCGTACTATTTTTCAAGAGATACTGTCTAAAGGTTTTGATTCTGATACTCCCAACCTTAGGGATCAGTTGTGACAAAACCAAACAAGAACCAATAACAACCTCTGTAACACATGAAGATACAGCAAAAACCACCTCAGAGTTGATACAACATCCATAAAACACTCATTTGTAGTCTTTAAAGTAAAAGATAAATACTTCGGAAAAGAATTAACAATAGTGACAGGAATCTTTAACACACCATACACCATTAGTATCGATGAGGAATACATGATTTTAGACGATACACAGGCAAAGTGCAATGCCTATCTGTTTGACAAAAACATTCTTGAAAGGTACATGATGAGATTTGACAGTTATGCAGAAGCAAGTCAGGAAAAGGAACGAATCTCTAAAATCCGTAACACAACTGCATCAAGTCAGAAACCTACTCCAAAAACTTTGACCAAAGAAGAACAGGAGCAGATTATCCGAGAATGGAAAAGCATTACCCCCGAGCAACACGAAGAAGCCCGACAGTTACAAATGGAGCATGAAATGTGGGTTGAGGAACAAAGAAGAAACGGAAACTATAACAACAACTATAATTAATATCAACTATGAAAAAATTACTTTTCACGCTATTATTAGTGTCTACACCAACATTATTTTTTGCTCAACAGGAAGAGAAACCACAAACCGCCAAAGAATGTGATTTACCGAAAGATTTCAAAGAACCAATCAAAAACAACCGCCTGAAAAAGTTCGTAGCGATTGACAACGGAGTTGAGGAAAAAGAGGTAATTATTATCCGAGCGCAAAACGGATTCGGGAGCGGAATTTATACCGCCTGTGTAAAAGGTCAGCCAATCAAATACCAAAAGATGGGTACGGTATTTATGAGAGATGGCAACAACCCATTCAAAAGCAATTAATCTTGAGCCTTGACCGTGTGAGTCAGGGCTTGTTTTTTATCTGTAATTACACCCAAGTTTATACAATCATTCCAAATGGGGAAATTTAAAGAATACGCAACAATTATTATTAGTTAGCAAAACACTTCTCAAGTTGTCAATCACCTCTAAAAAGTATAAAAGAGATTTTAACACGTCAAGTTTTGTCGCTACTGCCATCTATATTTGCTTTTAGAAACATTTCAAAAAGGTAAATAATTAAAACATGATTTTATGGAAAATATTTTAGACGACATTAGCGATTTTGACGAAGAAAGCAAACGAATACTTCGAGGAAACAGTTTCATACAATTTGCAGAACTAGAAAAAGGAATTTACGGAAGTGGTAAAGACCCTTTTGAAGGGATAAGAACCAATAAAACATTTGATGAAATCTCCAATGAGTACGCATTAAGTACACCTTTTAGAAAAAATAGTGCTTTTTACAAACCTACAGTTGAAGATTATGATGCCTTATCTCAAGATTTTTACACGGGAGGAATTAACTATGAACTTCTTGCAAAAGATTTAAAAGAAAAGTTAGGACTGATAAATAGCTTCTTGTTTGAGCCAGAAAAATATTTATTGGAAGATAAAACTATTTATTCAGGTTCTTCCTCATTTAGCACTCCTGTATTCAGCAGTGTTAAAAATAACAAACCCTTTTTGTATAAAAAGAACGACACAGAAGTTCAAGCTATTTTTGATTTAGCCAAATTAAATACTAGAAAAAATTTATTGAGTAACTCCTATAATTTTGGAATTTATTTTGATAATTATAAAGTAACCTATAATCTGAATTTTATCTATAAGGATGGTGAAGATAAAAAATTCTCAGATACACAAACAAATGCAACTGAAAACCCCTATGATTTCAAATTGAATGACGAATATATTGCAATAAAGTTATATACAGGGAATGCAGAGACCTTTCTTGAGTTTTTACGAATTATAAAAGGTGATTCACAAGCTGAACAAATTAAAAAAGATATTATCCGATATTATAAAAATTTCTTTGTAACAGCTGAAAATAACCCTGATATTATTGATGCTTTATATGAAAATATCCCTGATTTTGTTTTAGAAGTTCTTACGGATGAGATGCTTTGGAAAAATTTCATTTCGCTTTCTGAAAAAGCTATTAATACGTCTGGTACTAATGAAAACATGTCAGTTATTAACTTGTTGAAAGGAGTCAAAAATGGAGTTTGGTGGGGTAATCAAATTAATAATAATCCTGATGTGGTAAGAAAAGTTTTGAATAAAATCCAGGCTAAATATCTTGAGGATTTTATTATTGAATTATCTAAAGTTGGGCGCAAAGCTTGGAAAGATTCTGATTACCAAAATGCAATTAGCTATTCTCTTGAAATGAAAGATATCTTGAAAAATGGTATTGTTGAAAACAGATTTGTTTATTGGAGTGGCTTTTTGGAAAAAGAAAAGAAATTTGAAGTTGGCTTTACCATTCACTCTTATATTGACGGAAATTTGGCAGAAAGCGGATCTGAAACATTAGGTATCAATTATGCCTTTACTCCATTAAAAATACCAGATGATAAAGGAGATTACTTTATACCTACAATTGTTGCTAATTATTTTACTGAAAAACAAATAGATGAAGACCGATGGACAATTTTGGAAAATATTACAGCAGGGTTATTGCCTGAATTTGAATTGGTTGCTTTTAAAAGCTTTTCTTCTTTAGCGGCAAAATTGAGATATTCCAAATATTTAAAGATCTTAGGAGAAAATCCTGCTTTTCAGAAAATATTAGTTGAACTTTCTAGTACAAGGTATATGACAAAATATTTATCTTTGGAAGAGGAAGCTGCAGTAAGACTTTATACAACAGGATATTATTCTGGTTTAAACAGAGCTTTAAGAGGGGGAATACCAATGACGGAAGAATACAAAGCATATAAGGAACTACTCAATAATGCTTTGAATAAACTGCCAAAAACCAGCTCATCAACTTTCTACAGATTAGAAAAAATGTCTCCTGAAATGCTGAGTAAAGAATATGCAATAGGTAAGACAGTTGAAAAAAGAAGCTTCACCTCCTCTACTTATGATTATACGGCAGCAGAAGAAATGATGTTTGACGATGCAGGTTTTAACGTATTAGTAAAAATTACAGGTAAAAACGGTAAGAGCATAGAAGCTACATCAAAAATACCTGCTGAAAAGGAAATACTTTTTAAGAGTAATACAAAGTTTATAGTTGAAGAAATTAAAGAAATGCCAAGTCCAATTAGTCCAAGTGAAAATATAATGTTTATTAAATTAGTTGAAAAATAAAAATGGAAGATATTAAAGAAAAAAAACAGAGATTGGAATACCTATTGTCAAGAAATGAAGTTTTAAGAGAAAAATTATTCTTTGGCGTTCCAAAAGATTTAGATAAATTCAAAAAAGATAATGAAATTGAATACAAAGAATACTATTCCAATACAGAAGAAATTCGAAAATTGAAATTAGAATTAATGACTCCAGAAGAAAAGCTAGAATATTATCGTCAAAAGGAAATGGCTAAAGAGAAATATAAAGACTCTTAATTTAATTAAATGAATTAGTCACGATTTAATCTGACAGTTATAAAAAATGATTGGTTCTACCGTATTATCAACATGGTAAAACCAATCATTTTTATTTTAAACCACTTATCAATAAATTCCTAGTTACTAATATCCTCGTTGATTATTTTTATTTCTTTTAATTCAGTTTCACCTCTAATGGGTTCAGAATTATCTGCATACACTTCCCATTTTATTGAGCTAGATGATTGCAAAATCTCTTTATTCAAACTTAAACTCTTTACTTTAAATTTCAATCGAGGCAATATCGGGTCGTATCTTGATGGTCCATATTTCTTTATCGTGTCAAAACCTGTAAATTTTACATCTACAACGTCTCTTATAGTATTATCACCAAAGTACTCTTCAAAATCATCACCTTGCTGTCCTTTATTTTTTGAAAGAAACTTTTTATTAAATATAAAGTAAGCATTAATATAGTTGGCTAATACTTTCCCATTATTTCGAGCATACACATTTAAAAATATATTTTCTTTAATTTCTTTTTCAGGCGATTGCGGTGTTAGAAAACTCATTGTTGGGTGAGGAAAGCCGTTATTTGTAGTAACTTCATAAGTATTTATAACAATTTCAAATTCCAATTCGATTTTAGGAAACTTATTTCTATTGAGTACATCCTTAATCTCATAATCGTACATAGGCTCAGAATTGAAATTAAATCTTTTATAATATTTTCTATCATTTGCTTGGTGTACAGTGTCACTTTTAGGGATTTCGACCACATAAACAACCTCATTAGGTTCATTAATGGTTATTGGAATTATATTTATTCCTTGAATTCTTGGGGATATTCTTCCTTGTATAATCTGCTCAATCCATTCTTTTGATATAGCATTTCTGTCTATAGGATCAATTTTTTCAGGAATATGCTTGTTAATTGAATCTTCCTTAATTCCATAAATAATAACGCCTCCGTCAGAATTTGCAAATGCTGATACATCTTTTGAAATCTCATTTGCTTTTTTTTCATTTTTCTCTAAAGAACCAGAAGCTTTATAGTCAAGATGTAGGTTCTCTTCAATTTTATTATTAATTAGTTCTTGTATCTTCTCTAAATTATAATTTTCTTTCATGCTATATAATTTATAATTATAAAAATCAATTAAGATTTCTAATAGATATTGTTCAATGTTTTTATTTATCTAATTTTTGTTTCTCATCGACATGAAGAGAATTTATGTTTGACTAGTATCCTAAATATTCTATTTTAGCAAAGAAAAAAGAATCTATTATTTTCCATATTCCTCCTGATTGTCCAAATACTAAGTTTTCATTTTGTTCATTTTCATATATCATCCGCAATAATATTTCTTCTACATATTCCTTTTCATTGAATAAGATAGTAATTATTACAACTATCTCGGTTATAGCTGGCGCTTTATGATCAATCGAAACTATTTCAAAATCTTTTAATTTTTTATTCTCGAAGATCTTTCTTACCCTTCCTGCTTCCTTTCCGAAGTTTACTTCTTTTGTGAAAAATGAAATTTGTTTGGCTATAGCACCATAATTATTGTTTTGCCAATTTATTAAAAAATTTATAGCATCTTTTTCAGGAGTAAAATCTTTGTAATCACCTAATGCGCCTTTTGAAGGGAAATCCTCACCTATTATTGGTTTCCTTTCTTTCCAACAGTTCATATAATTATCCATTTCTTTAAACTTCAACTGCCGTTCTTGATATTTAATAGTACTGTTTTTTAATTCAATAAGTGATTCTTTTAAATTTTGCTTTTTATTTTCTTTAGGTGGATTTTCTTTGTTTCTTTTTAGAGCTTTTGCCCAATCATTAATTGCAAATAGAGTCAGCCAAGATTTTGCAGCTACGTATTTATTACCATACGAAATATCCCTTCCATGTAGTATGCCATTTCGATATGGAAAAAATATTTCATCAGTAGTTGTGCCTTTTCTAGTTACATTTAGTATGTCTCGTAATTTCGAAAGCCCCGTACTATGTGCAGCAATAGAATCCCAAGCTGTTAAATCTGTATTTTCGGCAAAAAAACCTTTACTTTTACTTATGTCATTGACTGTGCCATCAATTATCATCAGTAGTAAAGGTATTGCTGAATAAAATTTCTTTGCTTTTGTATCTTCATAAGCCGCATTTATCAGCTCATTTCTTTTCCGAAATTCAGGTACTCCGTAGACTGACGAAACTAGCCAACTCATCTCTTCAGATGTGTAGTAATCCGCAAGTTTTTCTTCAGCAGTATTTAAGCTACCTGATTCAGCAAGCTGAATACATTCTAACATGAGGTTATGATTTATTGACTCATGAGCAATCCAGCCTAATTCACTAAAATATTTGTTAAAACTATCTGGACTTTTAGAAATTTCTTTGAACTGTTTTTCCAGATCCTCAAAATTTTCTAAAGCTCCTAAAACATTTTTAGCAGTCTTACTAAATGGCGCAAGGAGAGATGCAATTTGTTTAATTGCTTTTCCTCCTTTTATATTATTTCTAAATTCTTCAAATGAAGAATTATCTTCAATTTTATCACTCATTCGCAGGGTTTATATGCAATTAACTAATTTTAAAATTAAGAATAAAATTAAAACAAATCAAGCTATGAACTTGAACTATTAAATATTAATTTTACGCTAAACCTTTTATATATTAATTTCTATGACCGAATCCTTAAAAGCTATAATTGAGTCATCAAAAAATAATGAATTTGAAACCGAGATTACTTTAAATCAGGTTATTCAAGCTAAAAATTTGATCAATATTGAACCAAAAAATAAAATTGACCTTTTTAGTGTCATTTGCTCAATGAATCTTATTAATGCGGCTATAAAAAGTAAAAATTTTAAAGAAATGGTGTATTATGGTATGTTAAAGCCAAAGGTTTCTCAATTTTTAAAATATATTTTAGAAAATGAAAAGTTAAAATCTGAAGTCCAATTTTATATTGATAAAGCAGACAAATGCGCTTACATAGAAATTTACGATTTACAATTTGGATTTCATAATATAACAATAGATGAAAAGTTACAAAACTTTATTGAATCACCTGGTAACAATCCAAAACCTTGGAAAGGAATACGGCTTCAAAAAGTAGCGGGGGAACTATTCAACTATGCTATAAATAATAAGATCTGAAAAGAAAAAGTAATTTATAAACAATACAGCTAATTATTAAGTTTAGAAATTGCTAAGTCATCATCAATCTTCAACAATACTAAGACTAATAATTTTAAATATATAATATAAGCATGATCATGTTTCTCGGTATTTTCTGGAGTAGCTTGAGTACCGTGCAAATAACTATTTCTCAAATCCATACCATTAGTAAAATCGCTCTTATTCAAAAAGTAATTTAAATATGCTTGCTCAGGTTTTGAAAAAAGAGAAGAACCAAAATAAATCATATCTTCAGATATCATTTTTAGAACTTCCGTTTGAAAATCAGAAGGATAGTGATAATATGAACCCGCCTCGTTTTCTCTTAAATCTTTAATTATAAAAACTCTTGGTATGTTTGTTATTTGTAGAAAGCCATCATTATCTACAATTATCAACCCTTTCTCGATAAGATAATCTAATTGAGGTTTTTGATGTTCATGATAAGAATCAAATTTAACTTTTTCATTTGCAAGCAAGTCAAAAAAAGTAGTATAATTTTTCTCTAGAAAAGGCTCAACATAGGATAGACTCATTTGATCAGAGAAAAACAAATTTGAAAGAGATAAAACTTCATTACAATTATCATTAAAGTAGATATACTTGTTAATGTTTATACTAGGAATATCTTTTAATGCAGATGGTGAAGATGATATTTGAAGAAGCTCAAAATCTATGATTCCGTCCTCAACATAAAGCTTATATTGCTTTAATAAAGATTCAAATTCAGGTGCTAGAAATCTAACTTTTTCAAAATTTGAAATTGCTGATGAAACAGAAAAAGTTGCATTCTCAGCAAAATTGTACTTGTCTTGAAAAACATTTGTGAAAATAGATTGAAAGACTTTTTCCAAGGAAATATCTAATAAATTTAGCATTTGAATATAGCCGTGAATTTGTGCTTGGGAAGTCAATTCTGACAGAAAAAAACTTGTTCCAACTTTATAATCGTTTTGAGATTGAATACCCATTAGTCTTTCAATTGCCCCTATTTGGCTTCTTTTACTGACAAGATCAATTCTATTTTGTTCATCAACATACTCAAATAAATATTTAAAATTTTTAAATAAGGAATATGGATCAGTATTTTCTTTAATAAAATCTACACTATACACATAATTAACAGTATGATTAGCATCAATTGAACCTTCTTTTATTTTATCAGCACCCTCTTTAAAGCCAACAGTAACTCCATATTTAATACCTCTATTTCCAAGTAAAAATTTCTCAGTTTCGCTTTTATTCAAGCGTTTTGCTTTTAATCTCGTTTTATCATTAATTTTAAAATCATTCTTAGTTCGTACATTTTGAATCAGTTGGACATAATTTAAATTTGTATCGTTAGAATCTACATAATTGTCTATAATAAGTTCCTTATCTTCAATACTTAGGCTTTTTGGTAGAAAACTTTTCTTATGCTGAAAACTATTTTCCTTTTCATAAAAAGACAGTAAAATTTCAGCTGTTTTTGAATACATCAACAAGAAGTTCTTTATTTCGAGATCATAAAAGTTGACCAGATTTTTATGGGTCAAAAAAATGTTGATGAGATAAGGTTCATTTGAAAGAATACTTTCAAAATTGATTTTGGATATTTGATGAAATCCATTATGACTGTCAATTAACTCCCAAAATGAAACAACATAACTATGGATAATTTTTTCATGAAAACTAATTACATTTTCATCGTTTATACTAGCTATAAATTTTCCAATAATTCTATTATAGCTATTAGCTTTTTCTTTAAAATCACTAATTTCTTCCTGTGACCATTTATTTAAATATATACCGCTATCCAAATATTTTTTGATATTGTATAGCTCTAGAACGTCATTTATATCTGAATAATTTTCTTGTGTATCACTTTTAAGTTTATTTTCACCTTTAGAAAGTTGATGACCACCTGCCATATCTTCTTTTGAATAAAATACAACTCTATTTAAATCTGCGTTTCGCATACTATTGCTTATTTTTA encodes:
- a CDS encoding ADP-ribosyltransferase domain-containing protein, with translation MENILDDISDFDEESKRILRGNSFIQFAELEKGIYGSGKDPFEGIRTNKTFDEISNEYALSTPFRKNSAFYKPTVEDYDALSQDFYTGGINYELLAKDLKEKLGLINSFLFEPEKYLLEDKTIYSGSSSFSTPVFSSVKNNKPFLYKKNDTEVQAIFDLAKLNTRKNLLSNSYNFGIYFDNYKVTYNLNFIYKDGEDKKFSDTQTNATENPYDFKLNDEYIAIKLYTGNAETFLEFLRIIKGDSQAEQIKKDIIRYYKNFFVTAENNPDIIDALYENIPDFVLEVLTDEMLWKNFISLSEKAINTSGTNENMSVINLLKGVKNGVWWGNQINNNPDVVRKVLNKIQAKYLEDFIIELSKVGRKAWKDSDYQNAISYSLEMKDILKNGIVENRFVYWSGFLEKEKKFEVGFTIHSYIDGNLAESGSETLGINYAFTPLKIPDDKGDYFIPTIVANYFTEKQIDEDRWTILENITAGLLPEFELVAFKSFSSLAAKLRYSKYLKILGENPAFQKILVELSSTRYMTKYLSLEEEAAVRLYTTGYYSGLNRALRGGIPMTEEYKAYKELLNNALNKLPKTSSSTFYRLEKMSPEMLSKEYAIGKTVEKRSFTSSTYDYTAAEEMMFDDAGFNVLVKITGKNGKSIEATSKIPAEKEILFKSNTKFIVEEIKEMPSPISPSENIMFIKLVEK
- a CDS encoding helix-turn-helix domain-containing protein; its protein translation is MKENYNLEKIQELINNKIEENLHLDYKASGSLEKNEKKANEISKDVSAFANSDGGVIIYGIKEDSINKHIPEKIDPIDRNAISKEWIEQIIQGRISPRIQGINIIPITINEPNEVVYVVEIPKSDTVHQANDRKYYKRFNFNSEPMYDYEIKDVLNRNKFPKIELEFEIVINTYEVTTNNGFPHPTMSFLTPQSPEKEIKENIFLNVYARNNGKVLANYINAYFIFNKKFLSKNKGQQGDDFEEYFGDNTIRDVVDVKFTGFDTIKKYGPSRYDPILPRLKFKVKSLSLNKEILQSSSSIKWEVYADNSEPIRGETELKEIKIINEDISN
- a CDS encoding zinc chelation protein SecC — translated: MSDKIEDNSSFEEFRNNIKGGKAIKQIASLLAPFSKTAKNVLGALENFEDLEKQFKEISKSPDSFNKYFSELGWIAHESINHNLMLECIQLAESGSLNTAEEKLADYYTSEEMSWLVSSVYGVPEFRKRNELINAAYEDTKAKKFYSAIPLLLMIIDGTVNDISKSKGFFAENTDLTAWDSIAAHSTGLSKLRDILNVTRKGTTTDEIFFPYRNGILHGRDISYGNKYVAAKSWLTLFAINDWAKALKRNKENPPKENKKQNLKESLIELKNSTIKYQERQLKFKEMDNYMNCWKERKPIIGEDFPSKGALGDYKDFTPEKDAINFLINWQNNNYGAIAKQISFFTKEVNFGKEAGRVRKIFENKKLKDFEIVSIDHKAPAITEIVVIITILFNEKEYVEEILLRMIYENEQNENLVFGQSGGIWKIIDSFFFAKIEYLGY